The sequence ggcAGATGAAAAGTGAAAGAGACGAGACAAAGCGAGAGAAgctcaaaataataatattggaGATACTACATTTATCAATGTGTTAAGTAATTAACGATAAATGGGAagacaaaataaactatttacATATTAAATCTAGTAGATTATTGCTTTTTATTCTAAATATAGTAGGAAATATACAATTATTgctttttattctatttttttttgttcaaaagacTGTTTTTCCGTTTCTAATCTATTCCATACACACATAATTTACGCATTTTAataatcaaagtttttttgaaaaatataagtaTAATTGATATGAAAAGAATAACTGTCaccacttttattttcattacccaacaaaactatataatactaaagtattagattatttatatatgaggaaaaaaaaacaaaattacaaagtcAAATGATCTTTTACtaacatttaaaaatttaacaatatattatCAGTTTACATTCGGAAGTGAAATCGGTTTGACTGACATTGATCTGAGTGTCAAAGCTTTTGTTGTGTTGGAGCTCTTCaggattttaaattatgtggGTTCAATTTTTCCATCAGTTTGATGAAGTATGGTTTATTATTTCATGCATATGttcttattttgttaattttgtggCATATTTTTGCTTGATGTTAGTTTTGTTCAGTGattgttttgaagatttatgtTAATTACTTAATGTTCAATTATGTTGTTACGAAGATCTTTACATAAAGAATATGTTAATCATTAAATTTCTgatgttaaaaattataaaaaaatttgaaaaataagtaAACGAGTTCcacaaatcttttaattttcttgttagAATTTGCAAACTGGTCAACAGATTAAATTTAGGGAAAATAGGAACCGACATTAATGGAGTGGCAGAGACTTGGTCCCTAAAGACACGTTTAATTGAGCATTTAAGCATCAACTTAGAGATTAATGATGGGCTATAAAGCCCATAATGTTAACTGGCTTATCCGTTTAAGAAGGATAATTTATGGCCTTGAATTGATTTTTTGAGTTAGGTTTGATTTTAGACTTctctattattttaaatatctgtTTGGGTTATTTTctatatcaattattttaagaGAAAAAGGTGATATAAAAAGCTAAAGCataacatttttgtaaaatagtGAATCCGTGACAATAGCCTATCATGAACAGGATTTTTCTATTGGGGCACAATGTACGTTTATTAGTTTGTGTTTGACCAAAGAGGGTTAGATCAATTTTGGAAACACTAGAGGTTGATTATAggttcaaattaattttattacgAAATTGATATCTTCTTTTGGAAATTGGTAGAGAACGAAATATTGGTGGAAATCCACGATAAATCAATTTATATTAGTGGAAGCATAAATAAATCATGGGGAATCTTTTTTCCAAAAGATTCTTTCTTGATGGAATCTtgtaaatgttttgtttcttgatttgttgCATCCTCTCGTGTCGTCCTCTAATTCCCTAAAGATTCTGATTTGAGTATCTAAAAAAACATATGTGCGAAGAATATTTACAATCAAAACtgaatatatttgtttgtgtgtgtaataATAGGTGTATACGTTTTTTTCTCCACTAAGtgtatacgttttttttttgtcacactACTCACGAAAGTGTATACGCTACATATGAGTAGGTGCTAGCTAATGGAATAGAATAAGTTAATAACACGTAAAGATCTTATGACATGCAAGATTCATTTGGGATCGTATAATTTAGTCGGCCTACCTATGAAAGTATAAGATACTAACTAATTCGGAATGTTATATTTGTGTTAAATATTATCATATAGTTTACTAATGATATATAAAGACTTTAATTTAttggtttctactttctaaAAGGAAGTATACGTATGGTATAAATAGTCATtgtatttggtttttgttaatatttttactcaaattaaataaataatcttaGAAATGAAGAAAATTGACATAGTGTGATACAGTTAGATTTAATTTTACAAACTATCTCTTTTATCTATGTAATATGTATGTCAATGTCACGATCCTgtgaataaaattttgatttttcgtATTCTTGTAGTGATCTTTGTGGAATGAAAAGAATACAATATTATTCTGCTTAATTACTCTCCGGATTGTTTTCATTAATGAATATTCCACACTTTTCCAATTTATACACATAGAGGACATGTGCAATTTTtataaactagtttttttttttttttttaattgtgtctGAAAACTTTCCTACAGAGAAACATACTATTCTGAATACTCAAAATCAGAATCAATTATGGGTATgactttatttaattattatattcatattccttatataaattctctttttgttaagagaacaaaaaaaaaacaaaaattctcattCTCATATACCGATCAACACATCAAGACGAAGTGTATACGCATCTCTCTATATAAATACACTTGCAATAACATAAGCAAGAATCACACTTGTTTCCAACTGTTTTGATATTAGAGTCTCtgatcaaaataaacaaaaaaattaagaagacaaaagaaagcCATGAATGCTTTGGCAGCAACCAACAGAAACTTCAAGCTAGCTTCTAGGCTTCTTGGTTTAGACTCAAAGCTCGAGAAAAGTCTTCTCATTCCCTTCAGAGAGATCAAGGTTCGAGActctttcctctgtttctcatgTCCATACTATAAAAGATCAGCGGAACCGATCCGGTTCAAGATCTTTATACCGGAAGTAACCAATTATTGCAGGTAGAATGTACCATACCGAAGGACGATGGAACTCTTGCATCATTTGTTGGATTCAGAGTTCAACACGACAATGCAAGAGGTCCCATGAAAGGTGGAATCAGATATCATCCTGAGGTTtgtttaactctctttttttttgtcatcaaacCTAACCAAATTCAATATTGGCATGGAGTATAAACTAGATTTCGGTTATTGACAGGTTGAACCGGATGAAGTAAATGCTTTGGCTCAACTTATGACATGGAAAACAGCAGTGGCTAAGATACCTTACGGAGGAGCCAAAGGAGGAATAGGTTGTGACCCGAGTGAGCTAAGCATCTCGGAGCTCGAACGTTTGACTCGTGTTTTCACTCAGAAGATTCACGATCTCATCGGGATTCATACCGATGTTCCAGCTCCTGATATGGGAACCGGTCCTCAGGTTGATCTTAAAATCTTCTTCATGCATGTACTTCCAATGGAGTTcttatgtgttgttgttgttgtctgaaATATAGTAATGAAATTTTTCAGACAATGGCTTGGATGCTTGATGAATACTCAAAATTTCACGGACACTCGCCGGCTGTTGTGACTGGAAAACCCATTGTAAGTGACGGCTCTTATTAGGTTGGTTCGGTTTATGTGTTCAACCAATCTAAAACTGAGTGAGATGTGATTTTTAAGGATGATGTTTTGAGCAGGATCTTGGTGGATCTCTTGGGAGAGATGCAGCGACAGGAAGAGGAGTACTATTTGCAACAGAAGCTTTGCTCAACGAACATGGAATGAGCATATCAGGACAGCGATTCGCCATCCAGGtataagaagtaaaaaaatgtttactcAGAGATGTTACTTGCGTGTGAAGTCACTCATACAGTCTCTGTTTCTTAGGGTTTTGGGAATGTTGGTTCTTGGGCGGCGAAGTTGATAAGTGAAAAAGGTGGGAAGATTGTGGCGGTGAGCGATGTCACAGGagcaatcaagaacaagaacggAATCGATATTTTGGGTTTGCTTGAGCATGTCGAAGAAAACAAAGGAATCAAAGGGTTTGATGGTGCTGATTCGATTGATACTGATTCTATTCTTGTCGAAGATTGTGATATTCTTGTCCCTGCAGCACTAGGCGGTGTCATCAACAGGTCTTTAAAGATTCTTGTCTCATAAAttaatcttctctctttcatGACTTTCCTATGAAACTCTTGAGTTTGGTCTGTTTTTAGGGAAAATGCAAACGAAATCAAAGCGAAATTTATCATTGAAGGTGCTAATCACCCAACTGATCCTGAGGCTGATGAGGTTAGAAAAtctgattctttgttttttgctctttcttcttcttaaactgAGCATTAACAGAGACTCTATATCATTGTCTCTGCAGATCTTGAGGAGGGAAGGTGTTGTAATCCTCCCAGATATATACGCAAACTCGGGAGGAGTCACTGTAAGTTACTTCGAGTGGGTTCAGGTAAGACTCTAATCAAGAATGTATGACCTAACCGAACCTCTAAAGCCAGTCGATCAAAAAAACTGATTCGTATAAAATCTATCTTTGTGAAGAATATACAAGGATTCATGTGGAATGAAGAAAAGGTGAACAAGGAGCTAAAGACATACATGACTAGAGGATTCAAAGACTTGAAAGAGATGTGTACGACTCACTCATGTGATCTCCGTATGGGAGCTTTCACCCTTGGTATTAACCGAGTCGCTCAAGCTACAACTATAAGAGGCTGGGGTTCTTGATAAAATCCCCATGGAagttcaagacaagatttcagATAATCCTTCAATATTGTTGATTTTATACTCTAGAGTAATAATTAAGTGCTAATGGCGGTTTAACCCTTTTCTAAATTTCTATCAAGCTGAGCTAATCAatgcaattttaattttttttttaagccatAGATTAAAAACCGAAGTCTTGAAAATTGAGAATCTGGGAAAACGATAGTCATACTCATACATAAAACAAAGGGTACAAGTCTGTTGGATAAAGCTAGTAAAGCAGGAGAAGAAACTATCCTCTTCCTCGGCCTCTAAAGCTTCCACGAGGGCCGCCTCTCGATGGAAATCCTCTACCTCTTGGAGGGCCTCTACCTCTTGGAGCACCTCTACCACGGAAACTACCTCTACCACCGTCACCTCTTCCACGACTTCCACGTCCACCTGTTGACTGACCCCTGGAAAAACAAAGACATACCGTTAAATGGAGTTTGCTACAATTAACATCTTTCAAACTAATAGTGTATCTCACTAATGTGCTAATCCCCCATTGTAAGTCTTAATATGTCAGAGGGGAAAAAACTACTAGCTAAAAAGTTTCAAGTGTCTAGCTCACTAATGTTACTTCAAGTTCAGAAAAAGAGACATAATTTGACAAATGTGTTATAAAGTGAGACTTACTTAGGCTGAGGAAGGAATCGAGAGAGAGGCAAAAGCTTGTAAGGGTCGATGAAGAACTTGTCACCAGGAGAATACGAGGTGGCTACAATACCTTCCATCATTTTGATAGAAAacaactgaagaagaagaagaaacaaaacagaattaATGACTGAATGAATCCTTTTGTTTGCTTATAAGAGGAACAAGAAGacaacagaaacagagacaacTTACAGATTCATTAATAGGCCCGAAGATTTCATCAACTTTCCCAATCTGAGTCTTGTTCTCTAGGTAGATCGGAGCATTGAAATAAGGAATCTTCTCATTTGAGAGTTTAGTCACAGCATCTCCCTCGCAAGCATGAACGAATGTTGCGACCTCTGAAACCAAAAGAACGAAACCTCACATCACAAACGAATCAAGAAGAAACGTCTTCACAAGCATTTATACATCACTATGCATTACAACCATAAACTCAACACAAAGCTGAAACTAAACGATAAACCATACAACAACCAAATCAGTCAAAAGCATCATAAGGCTAGCTCAAGGGGAACAAAGTAGCATGATAAGATTCGTCAATGAGAAAACACTGATAAAACATTTTGTTACTTGTACATTTAATACTACACATTCAAGAAACAGCTCATTCAATTCAAAACTCCGATGACAAATGATACATATTTACTAAGTAAAAAGCTATGTCAAGTATAGAAACGAACCAACGACTTCCGCAGGAGGACCTTCGTCTCTCTGACCACCAAAgcgaccaccaccaccaccaaagcgaccacctccaccaccaaatcgtcctcctcctccaccgaaTCTACCGCCGCCGTCACGTCCTCCCCTACCCCTGAAACCTCCTCCGCCGCGCATTGGTGGtctcatcttttctcttttcttaaattCCGCAAAGActgcgtttttttttgtttgctctctGCCTCTTCACTCCAGTGtaaggttttagggtttatgtgaGAGTGACGACGCCCAAATGGGTTGCAGGGTGTGGGTATTTAGGGTTTTCTGGTAGTCGCTCGACCGGGTTTGGGTAGTTAAACCGGAAATCAATCTAACATTAAATCAAACCGGTTCATCTCTGACCGTTCAAAATCTACTTTGTTCAATTTGCGTCCATAAATTCACATATATGTTTTTCATActacaaaaacataacaaaattattggctgtcacaaaaaaaaaaaaatcattcgaTTTGGACAACCAACCATAGAATTAtccttttaatttaatgtttaattggaaaaaaaaacactattgaataataacaattttaattcTTCCACTTCTTCCGAAAGTCTATGGacaagaagcagcagcagccagaatttcaaaattttatgctATCTGGTCTTTTCTGGTGTTGGTATGATTGTTGGTTTATCGTTTTGGGAGTACAACGTTAAAGAAGTTGAAATCCCGCTTGTATAAGCTACTATTCAGTTGTGTAAggttttttcttgttaatcATACTTGTAATCGTTTTGAACACTTAAATCTTCCATTATCCtgttagttgttttgttttgtattcgTTTTGAACACTTAAATCTTCCTCTTATCTTTTGAATCGTTTTGAACACTTGAATCTTCCATTATCCCTTTAATGAAGATCCTAATGTTGAAAAGGACAAGGAATATGTGTATGATTAATTTAGTGATTCTTTTGTGGTATGCGTTATCTCGAGTTGGTTActggtatttgttatttaatatagtattgggataattttaaaaatatactaaatttgtaaagaaattttaaaattatacttaatattatagttatttgaaaactacacattttgAAAGGGAAATTGACAgaaatatcattattattaaacaatgttaacaattaaattaaaacaataaaattttaatttatatttaaaaacaaatcaattttaaaaataaattacttttaaaaattattaaattcgGAAtacattatttaataatttaaaattataacaaaaattatgtattatattttaaataatgattacatcAATCAATTAATGAtcttaaattttgaataaaaaagaatttaaatatttttgttgatattatttagatttaaatttattttgttttagacttattttataaatgttgatttatttataatgtcgattttttgaacaatcgttttgtttttaacttatgTTGACTTAATTATCTTCATCATCGACTTATATTAAAACAGTTGACTTATGTTATGACTAGTAGACATATAACATAGTCGACTTTTTTAACTggtgacttattttttttgttcatcgatttatattttttatctgttgatttgtttatttattgttgacttattacattttacattgatttattaataaggtcgatattttgaatggttgacttaagtttaatttttgtcgacttatttatttttccatcgatttattttaaaattgtcgactttcttttgtttgattgtttttcttacatagtcgacttttgatgatgttgacttatattttttttccgtcgatttgtttggtcttagtagacttatttcattttaagttgacttattaatatgattgactttttgaactgccgacttatattttattcctgctgaattatgtttttttttatgacttatattaaaaagatgatttattcttttattaattgatctattacatagtcgatttttttgaactgttgatttattttctaaaagttcacattttttattattttattagagttaataattttcaaaataaattaaaatatataattattttaataaaaacatttataaaatgaaaaaattgaagaattattagttaattataaatgtgattttttcatttttgtattgtttatgttttataaaaccactttttatttttttttatctgaactttaattttctttattgattaatattttccataataaactacttcatcattatcaaacaaatttcaatatCTAAACTATAAgcagtgatttttaaaaataattttaacaatgatgagtttaattattttgtgtttcttttttaacgtttaattaattattaattaagggcatatgttaattattatatcttaatttaatcttttagttattgattaatattatatataataaattaattcatcatttttaaaaaaacaattcagcAAAATTCCGAATATCTAGTTTACAGTTtacacaatatttttaaaaatatatttttcaaataaattaatttacttatattttatttagtttaattgaATTTGTAACTGAGGATAAAATAGTCCTTTAGTTTAACCCATAACATACATTTCAAAGACTTAAAAGATTTAATATAGAGTTCAAATTTCCTATTAAGTTTGAGGTATGTATTCAAATTTGTTCTATAGTATTTTAGTACTCCATTATCTCTTAAAGAGAAGCTAGTCTATATGAGAGAAGCTTTCACCTTTGAATATTGCTAGGGCCCTTAAGCGTCTTCAAGAAGAGGACGCCAAAGCTGCCATCCCCAGTCTCTGAAGTcactaaataataatttgattttcaaatttgataCCCTccggtttttttttatatcatcatTTCATTGTTTAACTGCAGACACGTGAAATTCTCTCGAGTTAACTGCTTTGTAATATCCActtaaaatgtttgtttgttctgagTTGTAGCATTTAGCATAGTCAATGAATATGTGTGTACACTCGAAAGATTGTTATCACAGATGGGTAGAGTAGGCATGTACACTCGAAAGATTGTTATCACGGATGGGTAGAGTAGTAGGATGTTACAACGCATCTCAATTACCAGAGCGGGATGGCACGGGTGGCTTTATTCATCACTGATCACACTGGAGATGAGGTAAAAGCAAAAGCCATTTCAAATTCGCTATCTCGTTCAATCAGTAGATTTTGAATTGCTTCATAACTTGAGAACACACATTTATGTCTCTCTGTGTCAGGCTCTTgagtttgaaaccaaaaaagGTGTGGGGTTACCATTTGAAAGCAATGTACATAATCTGGCTACTTTATTCAGCGGAGCTTGATTTGCGCAGCATTGAGGACACACCTTTGGGTTGTTGCTGATTTGATCTTCAATGATCTCTCAATCTCATCCAAACTGAGAAGAGCTTTTGAGAAGCATATATCACATAAACATCTGGAACTGATGAGAGCAAGTACGGAAGAAGAATTTACAAAGCGGAGAGCCTGATTGCTCCACCTTCATGAATGCAATTTGTTTTAGAATGACATGTTTTAAATTTGAGTTGTCCATTAATTTAATGACGTCGGATAT comes from Camelina sativa cultivar DH55 chromosome 19, Cs, whole genome shotgun sequence and encodes:
- the LOC104764025 gene encoding probable glutamate dehydrogenase 3 translates to MNALAATNRNFKLASRLLGLDSKLEKSLLIPFREIKVECTIPKDDGTLASFVGFRVQHDNARGPMKGGIRYHPEVEPDEVNALAQLMTWKTAVAKIPYGGAKGGIGCDPSELSISELERLTRVFTQKIHDLIGIHTDVPAPDMGTGPQTMAWMLDEYSKFHGHSPAVVTGKPIDLGGSLGRDAATGRGVLFATEALLNEHGMSISGQRFAIQGFGNVGSWAAKLISEKGGKIVAVSDVTGAIKNKNGIDILGLLEHVEENKGIKGFDGADSIDTDSILVEDCDILVPAALGGVINRENANEIKAKFIIEGANHPTDPEADEILRREGVVILPDIYANSGGVTVSYFEWVQNIQGFMWNEEKVNKELKTYMTRGFKDLKEMCTTHSCDLRMGAFTLGINRVAQATTIRGWGS
- the LOC104764026 gene encoding putative H/ACA ribonucleoprotein complex subunit 1-like protein 1; the protein is MRPPMRGGGGFRGRGGRDGGGRFGGGGGRFGGGGGRFGGGGGRFGGQRDEGPPAEVVEVATFVHACEGDAVTKLSNEKIPYFNAPIYLENKTQIGKVDEIFGPINESLFSIKMMEGIVATSYSPGDKFFIDPYKLLPLSRFLPQPKGQSTGGRGSRGRGDGGRGSFRGRGAPRGRGPPRGRGFPSRGGPRGSFRGRGRG